The candidate division KSB1 bacterium genome includes a region encoding these proteins:
- a CDS encoding NifU family protein: protein MFEKVKKALDKIRPSLQADGGDVKLVSVDGDVVKVQLTGACGGCPFSQMTLKMGIERALKQEVPEIKEVIAL, encoded by the coding sequence ATGTTTGAAAAAGTTAAGAAAGCATTAGATAAAATTCGTCCCTCCCTGCAGGCAGACGGTGGGGACGTCAAGTTGGTCAGTGTTGATGGCGATGTGGTGAAAGTGCAATTGACTGGCGCCTGTGGTGGCTGCCCATTTTCCCAGATGACGCTCAAAATGGGCATCGAACGCGCCCTCAAACAGGAGGTTCCTGAGATCAAAGAAGTGATTGCACTTTAA
- a CDS encoding molybdopterin-dependent oxidoreductase — protein MVRQNEQQSNLKRRSFLSIIVGVILSPLMPALSFARRLWPVRSVEKSVPEFDPASWRLTVAGKVDYPIELTYDSLKQLPSVQQVNDLDCVEQWSVKKITWRGVQLRTIIEMSKPQPDARYLIIYCSGGQYTESLTIEQALSPDVILAYEADNKPLEPKHGAPLRLVVPRLWAYKSAKWVERIEFASERHLGYWEQRGYDPDAGPEKYHGKGKKARPGKQL, from the coding sequence ATGGTGCGTCAAAATGAACAACAATCGAATTTGAAGCGCCGAAGTTTTTTATCCATCATTGTCGGAGTCATTTTATCGCCTTTAATGCCAGCACTGAGTTTTGCTCGTCGATTGTGGCCAGTGCGCAGCGTCGAAAAATCCGTCCCGGAGTTCGATCCAGCGTCATGGCGGCTCACCGTCGCGGGCAAGGTTGATTATCCCATAGAGCTGACATATGACAGTCTCAAACAACTGCCCTCGGTGCAGCAAGTCAACGATTTGGACTGCGTAGAGCAATGGTCGGTAAAAAAAATAACCTGGCGTGGAGTGCAGCTTCGAACGATTATTGAAATGAGCAAGCCCCAACCAGACGCGAGATATTTGATCATATATTGTAGCGGGGGACAATACACAGAAAGCTTAACAATAGAGCAAGCGCTCTCGCCCGATGTAATTTTAGCCTATGAGGCCGATAACAAGCCTCTGGAGCCAAAGCACGGAGCTCCATTAAGATTGGTTGTTCCACGTCTTTGGGCGTATAAAAGCGCCAAATGGGTTGAGCGCATCGAATTTGCTTCTGAACGTCATCTCGGCTATTGGGAACAACGCGGCTACGATCCTGATGCTGGACCAGAGAAATATCATGGCAAGGGCAAAAAGGCTCGGCCGGGAAAGCAACTCTAA
- a CDS encoding RnfABCDGE type electron transport complex subunit B, with protein sequence MDITILASILGVGGLGLLFGAGLAFASKKFAVYVDPKIEEIISALPGANCGGCGYPGCSGYAEAVVKSGAPMTLCSPGGDAVVQKIAAIMGVEAVEAGEKKVAVVQCQGSHENAPKRYHYAGITNCHAAQILMGGDKACVYGCLGYGTCVESCPFGAMRMGDDGLPIVIEEKCTGCGMCVAACPRGIMKLIPVSQKIFLGCVSQDKGKAVKQVCKVGCTACTLCANPKVTPSGSIQMKGNLPEIINIKADDLANAVEKCPSHCFVVRGKAQLAEVSAEIEQTV encoded by the coding sequence ATGGATATTACAATTCTCGCATCGATTCTCGGAGTTGGTGGTTTGGGCTTGCTATTCGGAGCTGGATTAGCATTTGCTTCAAAGAAATTTGCTGTTTATGTGGATCCAAAAATAGAAGAAATCATCAGCGCATTGCCGGGAGCTAATTGCGGTGGTTGTGGCTATCCTGGATGCAGCGGCTATGCAGAGGCAGTGGTCAAGAGTGGCGCACCAATGACCCTCTGTTCGCCAGGTGGCGATGCAGTGGTTCAGAAGATTGCAGCAATTATGGGTGTGGAAGCAGTTGAGGCCGGTGAGAAAAAGGTGGCAGTGGTGCAATGCCAGGGCTCTCACGAAAATGCTCCCAAACGATACCATTACGCTGGGATTACCAATTGCCATGCCGCTCAAATTTTGATGGGCGGAGATAAAGCCTGCGTTTATGGGTGTCTTGGCTACGGCACTTGTGTGGAATCCTGTCCATTCGGCGCCATGCGCATGGGCGATGATGGACTTCCGATTGTGATCGAGGAGAAATGCACGGGTTGTGGAATGTGCGTGGCCGCCTGCCCAAGAGGGATTATGAAGCTCATCCCTGTCTCTCAGAAGATATTTCTGGGCTGTGTTTCGCAAGATAAAGGAAAAGCGGTGAAGCAGGTCTGTAAGGTTGGCTGCACTGCCTGTACCCTCTGCGCCAACCCCAAGGTCACGCCATCGGGTTCGATTCAAATGAAAGGAAATTTGCCCGAAATAATTAACATCAAGGCCGATGATTTGGCAAACGCGGTTGAGAAATGCCCCAGCCACTGCTTCGTCGTGCGAGGCAAGGCTCAACTTGCAGAGGTATCGGCTGAAATTGAACAAACCGTTTAA
- a CDS encoding c-type cytochrome, with protein sequence MKKQRIAVIDTNEISILAERKALDRGKAIWFNTKLGANGFSCESCHESGMDTNAELYPRYKHILRTVATLSMTHNFAVVRESKGKPWELGGEDANALALFVTSFANGKPMRMTEPKSIHKQWIARGDSIFHDVNLGTNQRSCAACHEPTKNKSREFAEAEKGPFLRGIAARYPRYRHELGRVVTLEQQINYCIETRQCGAPLALDSQQIVALCCYLAHLSHGRKIAVAK encoded by the coding sequence ATGAAAAAACAACGAATAGCGGTAATTGACACTAATGAAATCTCAATTTTGGCGGAGCGGAAAGCGCTGGATCGTGGAAAGGCGATCTGGTTCAACACAAAACTTGGGGCCAACGGATTTTCTTGCGAATCATGTCATGAAAGCGGAATGGATACCAATGCCGAATTATATCCACGGTACAAACACATTCTCCGAACAGTCGCCACTTTGTCGATGACGCATAATTTCGCCGTAGTAAGAGAAAGTAAAGGGAAGCCATGGGAGCTCGGTGGTGAGGACGCCAATGCGCTAGCGCTTTTTGTCACTTCATTCGCGAATGGCAAACCGATGAGAATGACTGAACCCAAGTCAATCCATAAGCAGTGGATAGCACGAGGAGATTCGATTTTTCATGATGTGAATTTGGGGACAAACCAGAGGAGCTGTGCCGCATGTCACGAGCCGACAAAAAACAAGAGCCGGGAATTTGCCGAAGCTGAAAAGGGACCTTTCTTGCGCGGTATCGCAGCGCGGTATCCACGCTATCGTCATGAACTTGGCCGGGTCGTGACTCTGGAGCAACAGATCAATTACTGCATTGAAACCCGACAATGTGGCGCTCCCCTGGCTTTGGATAGTCAGCAAATTGTGGCGCTATGCTGCTATTTAGCCCATCTGAGCCACGGGAGGAAAATTGCTGTGGCCAAATAA
- a CDS encoding GAF domain-containing protein — translation MSELELTKSTQLDALVQVMDAIHRGDDIIAILAMATEQIFRSINCDFVNVLFHNPSAKHFYLHRCLSPQNSAADDLIIIPYHETSITDIVRSHRSVIREDLSQRGNMTPGDLRFIAQDIKSDLSVPIISNNQVQAILHLSSYQAHFFTEQSEYQAEQFAKLIALAFERTDLIERLNRHQSNFLLWKNKFNRLFENISQPVVLVRSDDDLICACNLPFQQVSGYTAEQLNGMRLSSLHPEHGETILSRLDKFSPQVACSELGVLKLVRSDGQQVLTKVRLVAVAGNQRRFVLAIYDPLFNNGPIRRQRNGMLGNESSEGTLLLSSFGKLIMLSEQSLSLDQLIQSALLILKTDVTFDYAQICLFSSDKPTLETYTMISEACRQLSNHADWMIVEAGEFYWYNVAHQPRSAEPSEVIVPKLRSKVAAALERGTRVLGTLLVGSLKPEQYHEEQVEIVNQLAGPIAWLIDNAQSAPENDKQKRIEQAKSKLDSLVSQDDGIEQHLRALAKLSADLLDAKLASIHFIESQFAIPDVILSDAQCCSAAIASFERKCVFPRTLAKSEWYVIETIPNETLDCSDVLTPDYVSYLSIPLKSKGKTIAILTNYSNKLYLDSSDTTLNIAVISSVAGDVLRQLRFDQQIAQRLDHLERAVEWAADTIDNFANDLRAPVSSIQALVTAALEHLEQRDAPQISNYLQLIKTRSRYLQLYIDALAKFADFDLAVPRQSLTSTQELIAEVIQRFQQTIEQRKIKLKIDQELPAIRGDRQLMFQLFSQLIDCTIEQLTDREVRPSIEITYKSGRGEGFFVIRNNGPVIQNGQLHNFFESPNLGEDHPNNGIQHRLSLAIAKKIVELHNGQIWFESAATHGNRFYLRLPVAS, via the coding sequence TTGTCCGAATTAGAACTGACAAAATCCACTCAGCTTGATGCGCTGGTTCAAGTGATGGATGCTATCCATCGAGGCGATGATATTATTGCCATTCTTGCGATGGCAACTGAGCAAATTTTTCGAAGCATCAATTGCGACTTTGTGAATGTTTTGTTTCATAATCCATCCGCAAAACATTTTTATCTTCATCGATGCCTTAGCCCGCAAAATTCAGCCGCAGATGACTTGATTATCATCCCCTATCATGAGACATCGATTACCGACATCGTTCGGTCGCACAGGAGTGTGATTCGAGAGGACTTATCTCAGCGAGGAAACATGACGCCTGGGGACTTGAGGTTCATTGCCCAGGACATAAAATCCGATCTTTCGGTACCGATTATTTCGAATAACCAAGTGCAAGCCATCTTACATTTGAGCAGTTACCAAGCTCACTTTTTCACAGAACAATCAGAATATCAGGCTGAGCAATTTGCAAAGCTAATTGCGCTTGCTTTTGAACGAACAGATTTGATAGAGCGATTAAATCGCCATCAATCAAATTTTTTACTCTGGAAAAATAAATTCAACCGATTATTCGAAAACATCAGCCAACCAGTAGTGCTGGTTCGAAGTGACGATGACTTAATCTGCGCCTGCAATCTTCCATTTCAACAAGTTTCTGGCTACACTGCTGAACAATTGAATGGGATGCGATTGTCGAGCCTCCATCCTGAACATGGTGAGACAATTTTATCGAGATTGGATAAATTTTCTCCGCAAGTTGCTTGCTCAGAGCTCGGTGTTTTGAAACTCGTGCGAAGCGACGGTCAGCAGGTTTTGACAAAGGTTCGTCTGGTTGCAGTTGCGGGCAATCAACGCCGCTTCGTTTTAGCGATCTATGATCCGCTTTTCAATAACGGGCCCATTCGAAGGCAACGGAACGGAATGCTGGGGAATGAATCCAGCGAGGGCACTTTGTTGCTCTCCAGCTTCGGAAAATTGATAATGCTGTCTGAGCAATCGCTAAGCTTGGACCAATTAATTCAATCTGCCCTATTGATCCTGAAAACAGACGTGACATTCGATTATGCTCAAATCTGCTTGTTTAGTTCTGACAAACCTACCTTAGAAACCTATACGATGATTTCGGAAGCCTGTCGACAATTATCTAACCATGCCGATTGGATGATCGTCGAAGCGGGTGAGTTTTACTGGTATAATGTCGCACATCAGCCCAGAAGCGCTGAACCGAGCGAGGTTATTGTGCCCAAACTCCGATCTAAAGTCGCAGCGGCGCTTGAGAGAGGCACTCGGGTTCTTGGAACGTTGTTAGTGGGAAGTTTAAAGCCGGAACAGTATCACGAGGAGCAGGTTGAAATTGTTAATCAGCTCGCAGGGCCAATAGCGTGGCTTATTGATAATGCTCAATCCGCTCCTGAAAACGATAAGCAAAAACGCATCGAGCAAGCCAAGTCCAAGCTCGACAGTTTAGTGAGCCAGGATGATGGTATTGAACAGCATCTCCGCGCCCTGGCAAAACTAAGTGCCGATTTGCTCGATGCGAAATTAGCATCAATCCATTTCATTGAATCGCAATTTGCGATCCCCGACGTTATACTCAGCGATGCCCAATGCTGTTCTGCGGCAATCGCAAGTTTCGAGAGAAAGTGCGTTTTCCCAAGGACTCTGGCAAAATCAGAATGGTATGTAATTGAAACCATTCCGAACGAGACGTTGGATTGTTCAGATGTTTTGACCCCGGATTATGTTTCTTATCTCTCGATTCCATTGAAAAGCAAAGGGAAAACAATTGCCATCTTGACCAATTATTCTAATAAGCTCTATCTTGATTCATCCGATACCACGCTTAATATAGCAGTGATCAGCAGCGTTGCTGGCGATGTTCTCCGACAGTTACGATTCGATCAACAGATTGCGCAGCGCCTGGACCATCTGGAGCGTGCGGTTGAATGGGCCGCGGATACGATCGACAATTTCGCCAATGATCTGAGAGCGCCTGTTAGCTCGATTCAGGCATTGGTCACAGCTGCTCTCGAGCATCTCGAACAAAGGGATGCACCACAAATATCGAATTATTTACAACTGATAAAAACTCGTTCGCGCTATTTGCAACTCTATATCGATGCCTTGGCCAAATTTGCTGATTTCGATCTGGCAGTTCCAAGGCAAAGCCTAACCAGCACCCAAGAGCTCATTGCAGAAGTCATCCAAAGATTTCAGCAAACGATTGAGCAACGAAAAATTAAATTGAAAATCGATCAAGAGCTACCAGCGATTCGAGGAGACCGCCAATTGATGTTCCAACTTTTTAGTCAATTGATCGACTGTACAATCGAACAATTAACGGATCGAGAGGTGCGACCCTCCATTGAGATCACCTACAAATCTGGTCGCGGCGAAGGATTTTTTGTCATCCGAAATAATGGGCCAGTGATTCAAAATGGCCAATTGCATAATTTCTTTGAATCGCCAAATCTCGGAGAGGATCATCCGAATAATGGCATTCAGCATCGATTAAGCCTGGCAATTGCCAAGAAAATCGTGGAGCTTCACAATGGTCAAATCTGGTTTGAATCAGCAGCGACACATGGAAATAGGTTTTATTTGCGGTTGCCAGTAGCAAGCTAA
- a CDS encoding DUF116 domain-containing protein: MKQDRKLGDEWVGWDGNLSDTTLHAETGKRLFLGLAILSILLVTLVLSTIWYLISPRVSQFHPAIATVIKYLILASLIGLILVFLQTVLSIVLRKNLLVRIHKKYFSITFLTPLILALGTKIGISYDRIGNSFIKVSNSLIMTTPQKISNSKILILLPRCLRRPIREQINAIAQKYRCAIFTVPGGELARKIIAENKPSAIIGVACERDLLSGIRDTQHIPVIGIPNERPEGPCKNTTVDYKKIEDALLFFLE, encoded by the coding sequence ATGAAACAAGACCGAAAACTTGGAGACGAATGGGTAGGATGGGATGGCAATCTCAGCGACACGACGCTTCATGCCGAGACAGGCAAACGGCTGTTTCTGGGACTTGCTATCCTATCCATTCTTCTGGTTACCCTGGTACTTTCTACAATCTGGTATCTTATTTCGCCTCGCGTCTCACAATTTCATCCTGCCATTGCTACAGTAATTAAATATTTGATCCTTGCTTCTTTAATCGGATTAATCCTGGTCTTTTTGCAGACTGTCCTGTCCATTGTTCTCCGGAAGAACCTTTTGGTCCGGATTCACAAAAAATATTTTTCAATCACATTTTTAACCCCGTTAATCTTGGCGCTCGGCACAAAGATCGGCATATCTTACGATCGGATCGGTAATTCATTTATCAAGGTGAGCAATTCGCTGATTATGACTACACCGCAAAAGATCAGCAATAGCAAAATACTCATCCTTTTACCCCGCTGCTTACGTCGTCCCATTCGGGAGCAGATTAATGCAATTGCCCAAAAATATCGCTGCGCCATATTCACTGTTCCTGGGGGCGAACTGGCGAGGAAGATTATTGCCGAGAACAAGCCTTCTGCAATCATTGGCGTCGCCTGCGAGCGCGATCTGCTGAGCGGCATCCGCGATACCCAACATATTCCAGTTATCGGTATCCCAAACGAACGTCCTGAGGGCCCTTGCAAGAATACTACCGTCGATTATAAGAAGATCGAAGATGCATTGCTATTCTTTCTGGAATAG
- a CDS encoding ATP-binding protein, translating to MEKQLSEVDIQALIQENIALKRKLRSKELLLDQKNAEIQQYLYTVSHELKTPISSMRGYSILLQDFHLNDMNPEILAYLQKIANNLDQMDQLIDNLLDYTRIEVTQEECEEVACQELIDEALEELNFLLHQRHYELTIASNLPTIFCKRNLMVRVFTNLLSNAIKYSKNNELPRIEVGYISDEIFHKFYVKDNGVGISPADKEKIFQIFGRLNNKKDAKGNGLGLIISKRIVEKHGGEIWVESIRGKGSTFFFTIPRKSAN from the coding sequence ATGGAAAAACAGCTATCTGAAGTTGATATTCAAGCGCTTATTCAAGAAAATATCGCTCTAAAGCGAAAGCTTCGATCGAAAGAGCTTTTGCTCGATCAAAAGAATGCTGAGATTCAGCAATATCTTTACACGGTCTCTCATGAATTAAAGACACCGATCAGTTCCATGCGTGGCTACTCCATTCTTCTTCAGGATTTCCACTTAAACGATATGAACCCGGAAATCCTGGCATATCTCCAAAAGATCGCCAACAATTTGGATCAGATGGATCAACTGATCGATAATTTATTGGATTATACCCGCATTGAGGTTACTCAAGAAGAATGCGAGGAGGTCGCGTGTCAGGAATTGATCGATGAGGCGTTGGAGGAGCTGAATTTCCTTCTGCATCAGCGCCACTACGAATTAACCATTGCTTCTAATTTGCCGACCATTTTCTGCAAGCGCAATCTAATGGTTCGGGTGTTCACCAATTTGCTGAGCAATGCTATCAAATATTCAAAGAATAATGAGCTGCCCAGGATTGAAGTTGGCTATATCTCCGATGAGATTTTTCATAAATTTTATGTGAAAGATAATGGCGTCGGAATTTCCCCTGCCGACAAGGAGAAGATCTTCCAGATTTTTGGGCGATTGAACAATAAGAAAGATGCCAAGGGCAACGGACTTGGACTAATTATCTCCAAACGGATCGTCGAAAAACATGGTGGTGAGATCTGGGTCGAGTCGATTCGCGGCAAAGGCAGCACCTTCTTTTTTACAATTCCTAGAAAATCGGCCAATTGA